The following proteins come from a genomic window of Paenibacillus sp. CAA11:
- the lgt gene encoding prolipoprotein diacylglyceryl transferase, translating into MGTLLLNPIAFSIGSLDVHWYGLILGTGALVGLLLAIREGKRFGIPQDFFMDLLLLGVPSAIIAARIYFVAFKWDEYKNNFWDVFKIWNGGIAIYGALIGAIICAVIFVRVKGYNFWRIVDICAPSLIAGQMIGRWGNFVNQEAYGGPTTQTFLREHLHLPSFIVDQMNVEGVYHHPTFLYESLWNLLGIILLFVLRRQKFMRAGELFFTYFIWYSIGRFYIEGLRTDSLAFQGPDWLATLVNGLWKPLEWFGFEHGALDPAYGNVRISQLLAVLIVIGAMLLIIYRRTRNPKPPRYSDPIISSRQKDDHVGEAAANQTTAQTTTQPAKLEGAKAKDRDEETKE; encoded by the coding sequence GTGGGAACATTGTTATTAAATCCGATCGCCTTTTCGATCGGTAGTTTGGATGTACATTGGTACGGACTGATCTTAGGAACTGGAGCGCTTGTAGGCTTGCTTCTGGCTATCCGCGAAGGCAAGCGCTTCGGCATCCCGCAGGACTTCTTTATGGATTTGCTTCTGCTGGGCGTCCCTTCGGCGATCATCGCAGCCCGGATCTACTTCGTCGCCTTCAAATGGGACGAATATAAGAATAATTTCTGGGACGTATTTAAAATATGGAATGGCGGTATAGCCATATATGGAGCACTCATCGGGGCCATCATATGTGCGGTCATATTTGTACGTGTGAAGGGCTACAATTTCTGGAGAATTGTAGATATTTGTGCACCGTCGCTGATCGCAGGACAAATGATTGGCCGCTGGGGGAACTTCGTGAACCAAGAGGCTTACGGGGGGCCAACCACGCAGACCTTTTTGAGGGAACATCTTCATCTGCCTTCTTTTATTGTGGATCAGATGAATGTAGAAGGCGTGTATCATCACCCTACTTTCTTGTATGAGTCCTTATGGAACTTGCTTGGCATTATTCTGCTGTTCGTCCTGCGTCGTCAGAAGTTTATGCGCGCCGGGGAACTGTTTTTTACTTACTTCATCTGGTACTCGATCGGTCGCTTCTATATCGAAGGGCTGCGAACAGACAGCTTGGCCTTTCAAGGCCCAGACTGGTTAGCCACGCTGGTCAACGGCTTGTGGAAGCCGCTTGAATGGTTTGGGTTTGAGCATGGAGCGCTTGACCCGGCTTACGGAAATGTCCGAATCTCGCAATTGCTGGCTGTTCTGATTGTAATTGGTGCTATGCTGCTGATTATTTACAGACGGACGCGTAATCCTAAGCCTCCGCGTTACAGTGATCCGATTATTTCCTCAAGACAAAAGGACGATCATGTTGGAGAGGCAGCTGCAAATCAGACAACGGCTCAAACCACTACTCAGCCTGCGAAGCTGGAGGGGGCGAAAGCCAAGGATAGGGATGAAGAAACAAAGGAGTAG
- the ppaX gene encoding pyrophosphatase PpaX, with amino-acid sequence MIDTILFDLDGTIVDTNELIITSFLHVLEKHGASTPEQPYTREQIIPYMGMTLEQQLQQFTGAGDLTQLVKDYRAYNTEHHDHMVKEFPHVYEVISKLHEKGITLGVVTTKMKPSTMRVLELFGLLKFMDTIVTLNDVEHPKPDPEPVLTAVDRLKADPARTLMVGDSPADILSAKAAGVHSAAVAWSLKGAEKLKTYEPDYILKDMTDLYDLLGWEPANL; translated from the coding sequence ATGATAGACACCATACTGTTTGATTTGGATGGAACCATTGTAGATACAAATGAGTTAATCATTACGTCTTTCTTACATGTTCTTGAGAAACATGGCGCTTCCACACCAGAACAGCCTTATACAAGGGAGCAAATTATCCCTTATATGGGGATGACGCTGGAGCAGCAGCTTCAGCAGTTCACAGGTGCCGGAGATCTGACCCAACTGGTGAAGGATTACCGGGCTTATAATACAGAGCATCATGACCATATGGTTAAGGAATTTCCTCATGTATATGAGGTTATCTCCAAGCTGCATGAGAAGGGGATTACGCTTGGTGTGGTGACTACGAAGATGAAGCCATCGACGATGCGGGTGCTTGAGCTGTTCGGATTGTTGAAATTCATGGATACCATCGTGACCCTTAACGATGTCGAACACCCCAAGCCCGACCCAGAGCCGGTGCTAACGGCTGTAGACCGTTTGAAGGCCGACCCGGCCCGTACACTCATGGTAGGCGATAGCCCGGCGGATATTTTGTCCGCCAAAGCCGCAGGCGTTCATTCGGCTGCTGTGGCTTGGTCGCTCAAGGGAGCGGAGAAGCTGAAGACGTATGAGCCGGACTATATTTTGAAGGATATGACCGATTTATATGACTTGCTTGGATGGGAGCCAGCGAATCTGTGA
- a CDS encoding acyltransferase, giving the protein MRKVTRHPVDGPNALWQIYRTVSPWKGVKNFIFIQLARYCPVLSLKNWIYRRILGMRIGEYTAFGLMVMVDVFFPEKITIGRNSIIGYNTTILAHEYLIKEYRLGEVIIGDEVMIGANCTILPGVTIGDGAVVAAGSVVHKDVAPGSFVGGNPLRVIERKADE; this is encoded by the coding sequence GTGAGGAAAGTAACCAGACATCCGGTAGACGGCCCAAATGCGTTGTGGCAAATTTACCGGACCGTCAGCCCTTGGAAAGGGGTAAAGAACTTCATATTCATTCAGCTGGCACGCTATTGCCCGGTCCTATCCTTGAAGAACTGGATATATCGCCGGATTCTTGGCATGCGGATAGGGGAGTATACGGCTTTTGGCCTGATGGTGATGGTGGATGTGTTCTTTCCAGAGAAAATCACGATCGGGAGAAACTCCATCATCGGCTATAATACGACCATTCTTGCCCATGAATACCTGATTAAAGAATACAGGCTGGGAGAAGTAATCATTGGGGATGAGGTCATGATTGGGGCGAACTGCACGATTCTTCCCGGTGTTACCATCGGGGACGGTGCGGTAGTGGCCGCTGGTTCTGTTGTCCATAAGGACGTAGCGCCCGGCAGCTTTGTCGGCGGGAATCCGCTAAGGGTGATTGAACGGAAAGCGGATGAATAG